From the genome of Candidatus Nitrosocosmicus oleophilus, one region includes:
- a CDS encoding methane monooxygenase/ammonia monooxygenase subunit C: MAQMPALIPKEVEIQRLKKIYLMVIMLGSIAASVEVDNFVDGSLHQTAIRDSAFTPAHWWLYSHFIALPLGWGFVAMYDRRVPALRGPNNSMNTGLKITIIGYLATMFTIGINEMWHFWFVEEIFSVPNHWMFNMGVVVAFMGALAYVVRVYARLVELGAETPARNPYVAEMYKLALEGKLYSRSVP, translated from the coding sequence ATGGCACAAATGCCTGCATTAATTCCAAAGGAAGTAGAAATCCAAAGGCTAAAAAAGATCTATTTAATGGTCATTATGCTAGGGTCTATTGCTGCATCAGTAGAAGTAGACAACTTTGTTGACGGATCATTGCATCAAACAGCCATCAGAGACAGTGCATTTACACCAGCTCATTGGTGGTTATACAGTCACTTTATTGCACTCCCACTAGGTTGGGGATTTGTTGCAATGTATGACAGGAGAGTACCAGCTTTAAGAGGGCCAAACAATTCAATGAATACGGGTCTAAAGATAACCATTATCGGTTATTTAGCTACCATGTTCACCATTGGTATCAATGAAATGTGGCACTTTTGGTTTGTTGAAGAAATATTTTCAGTACCTAACCACTGGATGTTTAACATGGGTGTAGTAGTAGCTTTCATGGGTGCTTTGGCCTATGTAGTTAGAGTATACGCACGTTTGGTGGAACTTGGCGCCGAAACTCCTGCAAGGAACCCCTATGTAGCAGAAATGTACAAACTAGCATTAGAAGGAAAACTCTACAGCAGATCAGTTCCATAA